Genomic segment of Leptospira saintgironsiae:
AACGAATACACTTTTTCAAATTCTTCTTTTTCTAATTTAGGAAGATCTAAAATTATCGATTCTATCTTTTTAGTTTCAGTATCTACTTCATAGAGACCTACTCTATCTTTTTCTTCGTAGGTTTCACCTCCGAGTCTGGAAGCACATACTAAAATTTTACTTTTGCTCTTATCTGAATATTGCATTCCGGCGGGATTGACTGGTGGTTTTACCCATTGTTCTGCCTTTCCGGTTTTAAAATTTAATCTCCAGATCCAACCATCCATTCCGGAAGCATATCCAAGCCCTTTGGGACGATCGAAAATTAGATCATCATGCCCAGGCAAATCAGTCATTTCGACTTTTAGCCCGCTTTTAAACGGATCTTGTTTGTCTTGTACTTCTGAGATGGAAGAAGGAACATCTCCCAATTTATAAGGCTCTCCTATTTTGATCCCGGAAGGATTACATGTATAAACAAGGATAAAAGTGGATAATATTATAATTTTATGATTCGATTTCATACTGCTTCCAATAATTTTCCGTATTTTTGAACATGAGGAACTTGCTCATCCAACCAATATGCTTTGTCTTTTTCTACCACAAGGATCTCTTCGAATTTAAAGCCCGTTTTTCCTCTTCCTAAATGAGGTTCAATCGCCCAAAGACCAGTCTTTTCCCCTTCATGATCCGGAGTCAAAAGTTCGGGAAGTACCTTATGACTAAGAAATTCAAAGGATCCCTGTAGACTAAACCAACTTGCAAAACTAACAGGCAATATGGGAAAAGAAATATTAGGTAAATGTACTTTATAAACTCTATGTCCAAGAACTGCAAATGGATACAAAGAGTGAACATTATCGAATCCATTTTGTTTTGCATCCTGATCTATCTTATGCCAGATCTCAGAAGAACTCATAGAAGAAGAAAATAGTTTAGGAAGTTCTGCCCTGAGTTTTAATAGATATCTCATTCCGTTATCCAACTCAGTATTTTTATTTAGAGATGAAGAATATCCAATGTCACCGATATATCCATCCACAACGGGAGACACATCTAAAATGAAAGATTCGTCTGCTTGTAATCTTCTTTTACTTGGATGGAATTGAGTGAATCTTTTATAACCGTCAAATCTTGCATGTTCTCCGAACCAAGCAAAAGGACGATGTAAGAATGCTTTGACTCCATGATCTCTCAAGAATGTTTCCATTCGTTTCACTGCTTGTATTTCGGTCCAACCTTCTCGTATTTCCTTTTCTGTCTCGGTAACACATTGGTAGGCCAATCTCTGGGCTTTTAAAAATCCTTCCTTTTCTTCTTGGGTAGGAGTGTGGATAGATTTGGAAGTGTATTTGGAAATTTTGGAGGAGAGTTTGGATAATAATCCTTTTCTTCTTTCTATTGGCATATAGTTTCTCTAAGCTCGAATAGAAGAAGAGTAACAGAGAGAAGAAAGTTCTGCTTGAATGATTCCGGTATGAAGTAAAATTTAAATTAGATCAGATCACCAGATTCGCAAAACCGAACCTCGATAGATTTTAGATGTCCGAAAAATAAAGAAGGAACAAATCCAAAATTTTCTTTAAAAGTCCGAGTGAAATGTGCCGAGTCGGAGAAACCCGCGGAATGTGCTGCCTCTGTAAGGCTCTTACCTTCTTTCAAAAGTTTTGCTGCTTCTAAGATCCGAACCCATAATAAGTATCTGCGCATCGGGATCCCTAAATTTTCCTTAAAAAGACGGATCAACCTGTCTTCTGAAACAGAAAAATTTTTACCTATCTCCTTCATTCGAATACTATCAGGCAATTCCTTACGGATCATATTTGCGATCTGGACAATTCTTTCATCCGTGACCTTTTCTAATTTTTGAAATGGAAAAACTGCTCTAAGCATATCTAAATGTAATTCCCAAGCTTCCTCATCATTTAGTTTTCCGTAATATAATTCCCAAAGTCTCTCGATTAAAGGCAAGAAAGGAGAGATATCCAACTTCTTCACTTCTCCTACTTTTGCAAACTTTGAGATGGATGAATATTCGTAGGTTTCCGGATCAATGAGTAAGGCGATCATCTCCACGCCAGGAGAAACAGTTTTATGATATGTATTGGGACCTACCAAGGCCGCGCGATATTCTTCTTTTCCTTTTTCAGTTTCGATATGGATGTTATTTTTTAAGGAAATGGCCAAGGTAGCTGCATAATGGGTATGGAAATCTGTCTGCATGGAATTCGTAACAAACATCACTCGACCATTCCATAGATATACAATTCCTCTACTTTCAAAATCCATATAAGATTATAACCTATTTGGGTTATTTCACACTTCCTTTCAATTTTAATTTTGTTGTCCTGATAAGACCCTAAAAATTCTATATTATTAGTTAATAAAAAGTAAGCCTGTTTGAATTTCGGATAATGTATCAACTTCTAATATCATTTATATTCTTTTTTATAATATTCACATCCTGCTTCCAATCTTCCGGGAACCCACAACTGGAACAACTAACTACGCTCGCAGCAGTTTCCGGAATTTCCTCTTCCGGAGGACAAATTGAGATCCCGGAAGAGGCTCCAAAGATTGAAATTCTTTCTGTTAGTCCTGAAAATTACAAACCGGGAGATTTGGTTACAGTTAATTATAAGATCTCTCAGGTAGGTACTGGAATGTGGACAGGGCCTGTCTCTTTTTATCTAGCTGATAGTAATAATTGTATGGGATCTTGCCTCTCCATAAGGGATACACTCAATAATCCATGGACAACACAAGATATTGGAAATTTTACGAGCTACTTCAATTCTACTTCTTGGCCATATGGAAATTACAATTTTTCTCTTCTCGTGAATAATCAAATTGTAGCAAAGTCGAAACCATTAGAAAGTATGATCACTCACGTGACTGCATCTACATTGACGATGAATGGTTCTGCTTTGAGCGTAACGATCAATTCCGCAGCGGACGAAAAACTTTATAAGCTAAATGTTGGACCTACATATAAAGATTTTATAGTCGGTATTGATTTAGTAGAATTCGAATCGATCAGCAATGCCTCACTGTACCCGCCTGGTTCAAACGGATCCGATATTATGAAAAACACCTCGATATCTCCAGGTGGATCATTGACTTCAAAAAATTCCATCCATTATCCGCAAGCAACAGGGAATTATGAAATTCTACTTGTTGATAAATCAGGATCTTTTCCCGTTTCGTTTACGATACAGGCAAAAAACACATCCGTATCCGGAGGTGGAAGTTGTAATAATGTTGGTTCTATTTTTGATAGTGAAGGTTGTACGGATCATGTTGTTGGTACACTTATGACGTCTGACATATGCGATAATGGTGCCGGTGCCTGGAGTTCAACTCAAACCTGTGCCCAAAGAAATCCAGGGCTCACTGTATCAGGAAAATGTACTTCGTTTGAATTTATTTCTTTTTGGAATTACGAATTCGTAACCAGAACAACTTATTCGAATACTTCCAGCCCGGTTAGTACTGCAACTGCTAACAGCAATTGTAGCGATGGTTTATTCCAAGCGAATTGAACTTCACTTTAATTTAGAGCAAAAAAGGAAGTTAATCCTCGAATCGGACTCTTGCGCAGTGCATTCTTTCCTCTTGCGGTGTCATTCCAAAGGCTAACTTAGCCTCGCCTTTAATGTTCGCCCAGATCTTCTCAAACATACCTTCCGCTGACTTGGGCAACCCCCTCGACAAGCTCGGGACCGGGCTACTTCGGGTTCGCTATTCGCTCATCCCTTCGCTACTCTTACTTAAAGCTATAACTCATACTTATAATCTTGCTCGGGACTAAAGCCCTACGTATCCCTGTCGCTTACTTTAAAAGCATGGTTTATCTCTTCTAATTCAGATCCCTCTTCATTAGAAAATCGTTGTTAAAGAACTTAAGGCCTCTCTGCACAATTGTGCAGTTAGCCCTATTACTGTAAAAGGCCTGAACCAATCTATTAGATCAGTCAGGCCTTTTACCTTTTATATCATACTTTGATAATGTCTGTCAAACAGCTTTCTAAATATTACCTTTAAATGATTATTATTCTTCTATGATAGGGTTTTCTGATGAACTCCCAAGTTCTTGGTTCAGAAAGATACCTGTCTTCAATATGGTCGCTATATCATCATTCTTATTTGATGAATAAAGAACATCGCCTACGTATCGACCATAGATGTCCTTTCCTTTGCTCTTTACTATTACCTGTTTACCCTTAGGGAGTTTCTTTTCGAGAAAGTGGAAGGAACTCTTACCTTCTTTTGTACCAAGTTCAGCAGCCCAAACTTTATGTAATCTGATTCTCTGCCTGGATGTTAAGTCAAAACCCAGGTTTAGTTGTACTATGATCGTATCTCCGTCTACAACTCGCTCCACTTGGCCTGAGTATATGTAAAGGGTTGCATCCTTCGAGTTTAGTTTTGTTAGAATATTCTTACCATGCTTTTTACTAACTTCTACTAAAGTATTCTCTTTAAACTTAATTTTGCTTTCTAAGCTTAGGTAACAATAAAATCCTAAGTCCAGGCTAAGTTTCCTTGAAATTGTTTTAATGATTTTATAATGGTTTAACTTTCCAGTTGGACGGTCCCATCTAGGCGTTTTGCCTACATATAACTCACCGGATTCTCTCAGGCGAATCACAAGGTCTTCTAAGGTCCAGTTGTTTCGGATTATTTCTGTTTCTAATGTTTTACGAAGTTTCGCATCTTCTATTCCAGATAGTATTCTGTAATAACTCCAGTTGAGATTGGGATTAACCTTTGATTCTCCGTATACCTCATAGAACTTCTTAGCATAGAATAACATTCTCTCCGAAAAACCTCGTTTGAGTTTCTTTTTTAACTCTGTAGAGAGGATCTTGATCCAGCTTCCTTTGCTTCTTTCTGTTGTATTTAAACCTTTCTCTACTTGGTTGAGCAGCTTGCCTAACTCTCGATTTGCTTGTATGACGTAGGAGTTCTTTCCTAGTGCAGTATCATTACCTAATCTCTAATAGAGCTTAATGATCTTATTCGAGAGAATATTTAGGGCCTTCTTGTCCATTGGAATGCGCTTTGATCACAAGGAGGATATAATAAAAAAACTCCCCGGCAATTGGGGAGTTTTTAACAAAAATAAGATATTATGCAATTCTAATTTGTAAACTTAAGGCCTTCCGCGTTTGCAAGTCTTCAATACCTTATCATCTACTTCATTTGTCTTCGTATCATAAGGAGTAAACTGGAGGTATTTAATCGTGTCGCCCACTCGCAAGGTTATAACGTAAGAATCCCCTCCGCATTCATCTAATCCTTCGATCTTGTCGAAATTATCTCTATCTGAATCTAAGACTGGAGAATACTTCTGAAGAAACGGAAAGGTGTCCTTACTTTTCTTCGCTCCGAAGTAGTAATAATAACCATCAAAGGCTCCTTTTGGCCGTTTTAGAATGACGTATGCGAGCTTTTCTCCTGATACAAGAGCTGTTCCGGATTCTTTGGTTGAATATGCAATTATATCTTCATTTGAGGAACCCTGATATATCAAATAACCTAAATATACAATGACAACTAAAAGAATTAGGATAACTATCAAGTATAATTGTTGGATAAATTTCATATACTAATCTCTTAAATTAAGGCTTACCTTCCTTATGACGCTGTGTCTCTTCCTTCCCAAAGGTTTCTTGTTCCTTTTGAAATTCTAATTTCTTTTGTAACTCGTCGTAGCATTCTGAAAAAGTTTCATCTTGCTGCAGGCTTCCATACGCTATCAATTTCCCACTCTTCTTTCTATCATTTTTAGCCTCTTGCAAAGCCGTCTCTGATGAAACATTACTATAGTCAAATGAAAAGAAAAGCTGCTTATCTCCATCATCAACTATCTTTCTCAAATAAAGAGTCTCACCCCCGCGAGATATCGAATATTCGAGATCAGATTTTTTCTGAATTGTTAATTCGATAAAGTCACTTTCTTTCCTATCCGCATATACAATCTTACTTTTCTTAGCATCTTCGTCTAACTCTAAACAGACATCAAAATATTCGTTAGCAGTAGGATAACCTAAAAACCTCCTCAGCTGGTTACGAACAATGTCCCATCCGCCAGAAATAACATAGAGGGAAAGTTTCTTCGAACTTTTATTCTCATAGATTTTATTTTGCTGCGAACTACCTGCCTCCAAAGCATTCGAATCCTTTTCTTTACAGAAAAAAATGAAAAAACATAAAACAAAAATGGTATTTCGTAAAATCAACATCACTTACCCCTATTTACAACATAACTCTATGAATGAATTTATTCATATCATAATATTCAAACAATGATTTACCTTTAACTGTTCCATCTGTATGATCGTAAATTTTTAAACCAAATTTTCCATCCGAAAGCCTAACTACTTTCGCAGTCAAATAGTGATTTGCTCCTCCTTTCCTGTCCGTGTCAACATGTAATTGAACAACAGATCCCTCCCTAATCTTTCCAACACTAACGCTTTCAGTTATAAAATTCTCAATACTATGAACTGAAAGTTTTTGCATATCCTCATTGATTCGATTAAGATTATAAGATGGAAACACACCCCGTTCATGCGCTCCAGGATTTTCCCCTCCTTGATCTAAGACCGGCGCGGGTCCGCCAGGAAGCCACTGGCCGAATTTGTCATTTCTTCCATAGTCCATCTTAGTCATATCCACATCTCCCGTTCGGAAGCGATCTGTCATATACTGCGCAAAACTACCTTCATAGGCTCCATTCATAATCCCTTGAACGTAACCTGCATACATCTTACACACGGGAGAACCAAATGAATTTCCAACCTCTGCCGCATCTTTGGCCCCAAAAATCAAACTCTTCACTGCTTCAAAACGGGCTTTTGCTTCGCTATCTGTTCCCCACACTTTCGAATCAAATGTAAACCTTTCTCCCTTACGCCCGAATGTCTCACGCATATTCTCTACAGTGGCAGCCATTTGAAGCTTCAAGCCTTCATTCGCCCCATGTTGTGTTGCATATTTAGGATCCACCAAACGATTGTACAAGGCATTCTTTAGTTCACTTTTCTCCGACGCACTTAAATTCGGATTCTCCTCTATCTTCCGAATGGAATATGCTTCAAAAGCACGCTCCGTCGTAGTTTTGTATCTTTCAGCATTTTGGTATGGAGATTTTTTTATAAATTCATCTTTTGATTTGACATCTTTTTCGCCGGGCCC
This window contains:
- a CDS encoding M24 family metallopeptidase codes for the protein MPIERRKGLLSKLSSKISKYTSKSIHTPTQEEKEGFLKAQRLAYQCVTETEKEIREGWTEIQAVKRMETFLRDHGVKAFLHRPFAWFGEHARFDGYKRFTQFHPSKRRLQADESFILDVSPVVDGYIGDIGYSSSLNKNTELDNGMRYLLKLRAELPKLFSSSMSSSEIWHKIDQDAKQNGFDNVHSLYPFAVLGHRVYKVHLPNISFPILPVSFASWFSLQGSFEFLSHKVLPELLTPDHEGEKTGLWAIEPHLGRGKTGFKFEEILVVEKDKAYWLDEQVPHVQKYGKLLEAV
- a CDS encoding helix-turn-helix transcriptional regulator, with the translated sequence MFVTNSMQTDFHTHYAATLAISLKNNIHIETEKGKEEYRAALVGPNTYHKTVSPGVEMIALLIDPETYEYSSISKFAKVGEVKKLDISPFLPLIERLWELYYGKLNDEEAWELHLDMLRAVFPFQKLEKVTDERIVQIANMIRKELPDSIRMKEIGKNFSVSEDRLIRLFKENLGIPMRRYLLWVRILEAAKLLKEGKSLTEAAHSAGFSDSAHFTRTFKENFGFVPSLFFGHLKSIEVRFCESGDLI
- a CDS encoding DUF1016 N-terminal domain-containing protein yields the protein MQANRELGKLLNQVEKGLNTTERSKGSWIKILSTELKKKLKRGFSERMLFYAKKFYEVYGESKVNPNLNWSYYRILSGIEDAKLRKTLETEIIRNNWTLEDLVIRLRESGELYVGKTPRWDRPTGKLNHYKIIKTISRKLSLDLGFYCYLSLESKIKFKENTLVEVSKKHGKNILTKLNSKDATLYIYSGQVERVVDGDTIIVQLNLGFDLTSRQRIRLHKVWAAELGTKEGKSSFHFLEKKLPKGKQVIVKSKGKDIYGRYVGDVLYSSNKNDDIATILKTGIFLNQELGSSSENPIIEE